The genomic interval AGAAAGAGCATGAAAGACAAAGTCAGGAAAAGCCTCGATGAAATACGGCCCGCCCTGAAGGCCGACGGTGGAGACGTCGAGCTTGTCGATGTCAGCGACGACGGTGTGGTCAGAGTAAAACTCACGGGCGCCTGCGCGG from Syntrophales bacterium carries:
- a CDS encoding NifU family protein produces the protein MKDKVRKSLDEIRPALKADGGDVELVDVSDDGVVRVKLTGACAGCPMAQMTLKSGIEKRLKQDVPEIKEVVRD